The following are encoded together in the Malaya genurostris strain Urasoe2022 chromosome 3, Malgen_1.1, whole genome shotgun sequence genome:
- the LOC131437044 gene encoding S-methyl-5'-thioadenosine phosphorylase, whose product MNTSIKIGIIGGSGLDDSQIIEARSEKVVTTYFGNPSDVLIEGKIAGVDCVLLARHGRNHSIMPSNVNYRANIWAMKSLGCTHLIVSTATGSLQEHIRPGDIVIPDNFIDRTTKRAQTFYDGNELLVGVCHIPMEPVFCSRTREVLIETAKELGIGVHDKGTVVTIEGPRFSSKGESKLFRQWGADLVNMTLVPEVVLAKEAGLCYAAIAMATDYDCWRDCGDIVNVADVMSTFKKNVTKVTELITTVIPKIAAIDWTETIEDLKNVVNGSIMLPHSE is encoded by the exons ATGAATACTTCAATAAAG ATCGGAATAATTGGCGGCTCCGGCTTGGATGACAGTCAAATAATCGAAGCTCGTTCTGAGAAAGTTGTAACCacctattttggaaatccatcggatgttctgattgaaggaAAAATAGCTGGAGTGGACTGCGTTCTTTTAGCTCGTCATGGCCGGAATCACTCAATTATGCCTTCAAACGTCAACTATCGTGCGAATATTTGGGCAATGAAATCCCTAGGATGTACACATTTAATTGTATCTACGGCAACTGGCTCATTGCAAGAACACATCCGCCCAGGTGACATAGTTATTCCAGATAATTTCATTGACCGCACAAcaaaacgagctcaaacattCTACGATGGAAATGAGCTTCTGGTTGGAGTTTGTCACATACCGATGGAGCCGGTATTCTGTAGTCGCACACGCGAAGTACTAATTGAAACGGCCAAAGAATTAGGAATCGGAGTTCATGATAAGGGCACTGTAGTAACCATTGAAGGACCGCGATTCTCGAGTAAAGGCGAGAGCAAGCTCTTCCGTCAGTGGGGTGCCGATCTAGTAAACATGACATTAGTGCCCGAAGTAGTTCTAGCTAAAGAAGCTGGACTTTGTTATGCAGCTATTGCAATGGCCACTGATTATGACTGCTGGAGAGATTGCGGCGATATAGTAAACGTAGCGGATGTAATGTCcactttcaagaaaaatgttacaAAAGTTACGGAATTGATAACAACAGTAATTCCAAAAATTGCTGCAATCGATTGGACTGAAACTATCgaagatttgaaaaatgttgtcAACGGTAGTATAATGCTACCGCATTCAGAATGA
- the LOC131435223 gene encoding RNA-binding protein spenito: MSSIRSGDRDRITVKIRNMKRSVSRDSPPRSKRRGSIGRYEGSSDERITPDRMRRRVARSPSPRVASARYASPHREEYSRSARESASERYSYKVLCVSALHPKASDEVIKETLYREYKKFGDFSIRISHDLDERVAYVCFRTSEDARDAKHAKSRIVLYDKVALVEPVYESAKAESYRRPRSSSPQEYERHYYARSPGVPPPERRRPEHHPYEGYGPPPGRMHHPDFRPPMHHEYMPRGPPMHHHGPPHMHPGPPHHHYMPRPYMPRPRVPFEKPDHKKDKFPNYLHHIQPEDDPLATRTLFAGNLEINISDDELRRIFGKYGIVEDIDIKRPPPGTGNAFAFVRYQTLDMAHRAKVELSGQYIGKFQCKIGYGKATPTTRIWVGGLGAWTSVTQLEREFDRFGAIKKIEYSKGDTQAFLLYDSIDAATAAVKEMRGFPLGAPDRRIRIDFADNGTTPPFPKRGGFEEGGEYRRGPEFDFVEGAPSYDDTPSYGGYGGRPFRGRGGFRGRGGFRGGFHHRDGPPHHHHHGEGDEWRRPAGDVDYEARRRSGSREPGIDRSRSRSPRRRSPVDSDSDSSSRRTGMLSNARTLPEVARKSTTVWQGALILKSSLFPAKFHLTDGDNEIVESLMKDEEGKHHLRITQRLRLDQPKLEDVQKRISTSSSHAIFLGLPGSTSSVASSDDTSVQTRPLRNLVSYLKQKEAAGVISLLNKETEATGVLYSFPPCDFSTELLKRTCHNLTEEGLKEDHLVIVVVRGGTA, from the coding sequence ATGAGTAGCATCCGGTCAGGCGACAGAGATCGTATTACTGTGAAGATACGTAACATGAAACGTAGTGTCTCGCGTGATTCTCCACCAAGATCAAAGAGGCGCGGAAGCATTGGACGTTACGAAGGTAGCTCAGACGAACGTATTACCCCAGATAGAATGCGACGACGTGTAGCAAGATCACCAAGCCCCCGTGTAGCAAGCGCTCGCTATGCATCTCCTCATCGGGAGGAGTATTCTCGTAGTGCACGTGAAAGTGCAAGTGAACGTTATTCTTATAAGGTACTATGTGTAAGTGCGCTCCATCCGAAAGCATCGGACGAGGTTATAAAAGAAACATTATATCGCGAGTACAAGAAATTTGGAGACTTTAGCATTCGCATTTCGCATGATTTAGACGAACGTGTAGCGTATGTTTGCTTCCGTACGTCGGAAGATGCCCGGGACGCGAAACATGCCAAATCTCGGATCGTCTTGTACGATAAAGTAGCTCTGGTTGAACCAGTATATGAATCGGCGAAGGCCGAATCATATCGCAGACCACGTTCTTCTTCGCCGCAGGAATATGAGCGTCATTATTACGCGCGTTCCCCTGGAGTACCCCCTCCTGAGCGAAGACGTCCAGAACATCACCCGTACGAAGGATATGGTCCTCCACCAGGTCGTATGCATCATCCAGATTTCCGTCCTCCGATGCATCATGAATATATGCCACGAGGACCTCCAATGCATCACCATGGACCTCCTCATATGCATCCAGGGCCACCGCATCACCATTACATGCCTCGTCCATATATGCCAAGACCACGAGTACCTTTTGAAAAACCAGACCATAAGAAAGACAAGTTTCCGAACTATCTGCACCATATTCAGCCGGAAGATGATCCTTTAGCTACCAGAACTCTATTTGCTGGGAATTTGGAAATAAATATATCCGATGATGAGCTGCGCCGTATCTTTGGAAAATATGGTATTGTGGAAGACATTGACATTAAGCGGCCTCCGCCAGGAACGGGAAATGCCTTTGCTTTTGTGCGTTATCAAACCTTGGACATGGCTCATCGCGCGAAAGTTGAGCTATCCGGTCAGTATATTGGAAAATTTCAGTGTAAGATTGGGTACGGCAAAGCTACTCCGACTACTAGAATTTGGGTCGGAGGGCTTGGTGCGTGGACTTCGGTTACACAGTTAGAACGAGAGTTTGATCGGTTTGGGGCtatcaaaaaaattgaatacagtAAGGGCGACACTCAGGCTTTTCTTTTATATGATTCGATCGATGCTGCCACCGCAGCTGTAAAAGAAATGCGAGGATTTCCACTCGGAGCGCCTGACCGTCGAATTCGTATTGATTTTGCTGATAATGGTACCACACCTCCTTTTCCAAAACGTGGGGGATTTGAAGAAGGTGGTGAATATCGACGTGGTCCAGAATTTGACTTCGTTGAAGGAGCCCCATCTTACGACGACACACCTAGTTATGGAGGATATGGTGGACGACCATTCCGTGGTCGTGGCGGATTCCGAGGTCGCGGCGGCTTCCGTGGCGGGTTTCATCATAGAGATGGTCCtcctcatcatcatcaccacggTGAAGGGGATGAATGGCGTCGTCCTGCAGGCGATGTAGATTATGAGGCACGTCGGCGTTCAGGATCTCGGGAACCTGGTATTGATAGATCTCGTTCACGTTCACCTCGTCGTCGCAGTCCTGTAGATTCAGATTCAGACTCTTCTTCTCGCAGAACTGGAATGTTGTCCAACGCAAGAACTCTCCCGGAAGTCGCACGAAAATCGACTACTGTTTGGCAAGGAGCTCTTATTTTGAAAAGCTCTCTGTTCCCTGCAAAATTCCATCTCACAGACGGAGACAATGAAATTGTTGAAAGTTTAATGAAAGACGAAGAAGGCAAACACCACCTTCGAATCACTCAGCGTCTCCGTCTCGATCAACCCAAGCTGGAGGATGTACAAAAAAGGATCTCGACATCATCTTCGCACGCAATATTCCTGGGTCTGCCGGGGTCCACTTCTTCTGTAGCATCGTCCGATGATACTAGCGTCCAGACTCGTCCCTTGCGCAATTTGGTTTCCTATTTGAAGCAAAAGGAGGCAGCAGGAGTAATATCCCTATTGAACAAGGAAACGGAAGCCACCGGTGTGTTGTACTCCTTCCCTCCGTGTGATTTCTCAACAGAGCTGTTGAAACGCACTTGTCACAATTTGACGGAGGAGGGACTTAAGGAAGATCATCTAGTCATCGTGGTGGTTCGAGGTGGAACCGCCTGA
- the LOC131437043 gene encoding elongation factor Tu, with product MMLAPCLHIRFRVELFTLTIRHLRKQSFPTISSNRIHIGINPYSSFNRRVFSSEVKPVEHCNVGTIGHVDHGKTTLTAAITKVLSKDGRANYVPYDQIDRAPEEKARGITINAAHVGYSTEKRHYAHTDCPGHADYVKNMISGASQMDGAILVVAATDGQMPQTREHLLLARQVGIEKIVVFINKADQVDDEVIELVEIELRELLSDFGFDGSDSPVVIGSALLALQGDQSELGEPSIQRLLDTIDRYFPIPTREFTSPFLLPIDNSFTVPGRGTVVVGTLARGSLRKNDEAELLGFDEQIKTTIGGLQVFQKDVGRAKAGDNIGVLLRNVKISTVQRGMLLCAAGSERISNHFDGTMYLLAKNEGGRSKPLTSKYIQQLFSKTWNVPCRVDLIGQEMLMPGDHGAIRLTLLRKMVMSCGQTFTIRENGKTVSTGIVTKMHDSVDLPQKKLIKLHLEGL from the coding sequence ATGATGCTAGCTCCGTGCTTGCATATTAGGTTTAGAGTGGAATTGTTTACTCTTACCATTAGGCATTTAAGAAAACAATCATTTCCTACTATTTCATCTAACCGAATTCATATTGGAATAAATCCATATTCATCCTTCAACCGACGAGTTTTTTCGTCGGAAGTAAAGCCGGTTGAACACTGCAATGTTGGAACAATAGGACACGTCGATCATGGAAAAACAACTTTGACGGCCGCAATCACGAAAGTACTATCGAAAGATGGTCGAGCAAATTATGTACCATATGATCAAATAGATAGAGCACCTGAGGAAAAGGCTCGAGGAATTACAATCAATGCGGCGCATGTCGGTTACAGCACCGAAAAAAGGCATTACGCTCATACCGATTGTCCAGGGCATGCTGATTATGTGAAAAACATGATATCTGGTGCTTCTCAAATGGATGGTGCGATATTAGTAGTTGCTGCTACGGATGGACAGATGCCTCAAACAAGAGAGCATTTGCTACTGGCACGACAGGTTGGGATAGAAAAAATTGTAGTTTTTATCAATAAAGCCGATCAGGTTGATGACGAGGTAATTGAGTTGGTTGAGATAGAATTACGAGAACTGTTAAGCGATTTTGGGTTTGACGGCTCAGACAGCCCTGTGGTGATCGGATCTGCACTTCTTGCTTTGCAAGGAGATCAATCGGAACTGGGAGAGCCATCGATACAACGACTTTTGGATACTATTGATAGATATTTCCCGATTCCCACGAGAGAATTTACATCTCCTTTTCTGTTACCCATTGACAATTCGTTCACGGTACCTGGGAGAGGCACGGTTGTTGTGGGAACTCTCGCAAGAGGATCTTTACGAAAGAACGATGAAGCAGAACTGTTGGGATTCGATGAGCAGATTAAAACGACCATTGGAGGACTCCAAGTGTTTCAAAAAGATGTTGGTCGTGCAAAGGCTGGTGACAACATTGGTGTCTTGTTGAGAAATGTTAAAATTTCTACGGTACAACGAGGGATGCTTTTATGTGCAGCAGGAAGTGAAagaatttcaaatcattttgatgGTACAATGTATCTACTTGCCAAAAATGAAGGAGGACGATCGAAACCGCTTACTTCGAAATACATTCAACAATTATTCAGCAAAACGTGGAATGTGCCTTGTCGTGTAGACCTCATTGGTCAAGAAATGCTGATGCCAGGTGATCATGGAGCAATCCGGTTAACTTTACTGCGTAAAATGGTAATGTCATGTGGCCAAACATTCACAATTCGTGAAAATGGTAAAACGGTATCGACAGGAATCGTGACGAAAATGCACGACTCAGTAGATCTACCACAGAAGAAACTAATTAAACTGCATTTGGAAGGGTTATGA